One Lycium barbarum isolate Lr01 chromosome 5, ASM1917538v2, whole genome shotgun sequence genomic window carries:
- the LOC132641275 gene encoding mitochondrial import receptor subunit TOM20-like isoform X1, translating to MDMSVENSEINMELIFQTEQTRLNAETNYSTNPNDAQNLTQWGMALLQLSQYGTLQDSKKMVKEAISKLEEAVKIDSQKHEALWHLGKAHSAEAFLASDPIEAQSNFEKADLYFQKALDEDPENEMYHKSLEANTQATLLHMQLQQGKVQQAFGGSSTSLNAKSSVIKANHDLMYDVFGWVLLGAGIVAWLGMAKSQAHPSPPR from the exons ATGGATATGAGTGTGGAGAATTCGGAAATAAACATGGAACTTATCTTTCAAACAGAACAAACTCGATTGAATGCTGAAACAAACTACTCCACTAATCCCAATGACGCTCAG AATTTAACACAATGGGGTATGGCATTGCTCCAGCTATCACAATATGGAACCCTGCAGGACTCAAAGAAAATGGTTAAAG AGGCTATTTCAAAGCTAGAGGAGGCTGTAAAGATTGATTCACAAAAACACGAAGCATTATGGCATCTTGGAAAAGCACACAGTGCTGAAGCATTTTTGGCGTCTGACCCCATTGAGGCACAGAGTAACTTTGAGAAGGCAGACCTGTATTTTCAAAAAGCATTAGATGAG GATCCTGAGAATGAGATGTACCACAAATCCTTGGAGGCCAACACTCAG GCAACACTATTGCACATGCAACTCCAACAAGGGAAAGTTCAGCAGGCTTTTGGAGGATCTTCAACTTCTTTAAACGCAAAG AGCTCTGTTATAAAGGCAAACCATGATCTCATGTATGATGTCTTTGGATGGGTACTTCTTGGTGCTGGAATTGTAGCATGGCTGGGAATGGCAAAATCTCAGGCCCATCCATCTCCCCCAAGATGA
- the LOC132641275 gene encoding mitochondrial import receptor subunit TOM20-like isoform X2 — protein MDMSVENSEINMELIFQTEQTRLNAETNYSTNPNDAQNLTQWGMALLQLSQYGTLQDSKKMVKEAISKLEEAVKIDSQKHEALWHLGKAHSAEAFLASDPIEAQSNFEKADLYFQKALDEDPENEMYHKSLEANTQATLLHMQLQQGKVQQAFGGSSTSLNAKHGWEWQNLRPIHLPQDEQNKINSGCLRGSSCYGQDSF, from the exons ATGGATATGAGTGTGGAGAATTCGGAAATAAACATGGAACTTATCTTTCAAACAGAACAAACTCGATTGAATGCTGAAACAAACTACTCCACTAATCCCAATGACGCTCAG AATTTAACACAATGGGGTATGGCATTGCTCCAGCTATCACAATATGGAACCCTGCAGGACTCAAAGAAAATGGTTAAAG AGGCTATTTCAAAGCTAGAGGAGGCTGTAAAGATTGATTCACAAAAACACGAAGCATTATGGCATCTTGGAAAAGCACACAGTGCTGAAGCATTTTTGGCGTCTGACCCCATTGAGGCACAGAGTAACTTTGAGAAGGCAGACCTGTATTTTCAAAAAGCATTAGATGAG GATCCTGAGAATGAGATGTACCACAAATCCTTGGAGGCCAACACTCAG GCAACACTATTGCACATGCAACTCCAACAAGGGAAAGTTCAGCAGGCTTTTGGAGGATCTTCAACTTCTTTAAACGCAAAG CATGGCTGGGAATGGCAAAATCTCAGGCCCATCCATCTCCCCCAAGATGAGCAAAATAAGATCAATTCTGGCTGCCTTCGTGGAAGTTCCTGCTATGGACAAGATTCTTTCTGA